The proteins below are encoded in one region of Ricinus communis isolate WT05 ecotype wild-type chromosome 6, ASM1957865v1, whole genome shotgun sequence:
- the LOC8265970 gene encoding THO complex subunit 4A isoform X1, giving the protein MSLDGTEHTYTGTPRAAGSGPAHGPTRWFVNREPVRPCPHIMLTAMQERELTMVKSGRCNGESEAKLYISNLDYDVSSKDIKLLFSDVGELRSQSVHYDKSGRSKGTAEVVFARQIDALAAMKKYNNLPLDGKPMIIELVGADSFTSTT; this is encoded by the exons ATGTCTCTCGATGGCACAGAACATACCTACACAGGCACTCCCAGAGCCGCCGGTTCAGGCCCGGCTCATGGCCCCACTCGCTGGTTTGTTAATCGTGAACCGGTCAGACCATGCCCTCACATAATGCTAACC GCAATGCAAGAGAGAGAGCTGACAATGGTGAAAAGTGGCAGGTGCAATGGGGAATCAGAAGCTAAGCTGTATATATCCAACTTGGATTATGATGTTTCTAGTAAAGACATCAAG TTGCTTTTCTCTGATGTTGGAGAACTGAGAAGTCAATCAGTTCATTATGATAAAAGTGGAAGATCGAAG GGAACAGCTGAGGTTGTCTTTGCTCGTCAAATAGATGCTCTAGCTGCTATGAAGAAATACAACAACCTTCCACTTGATGGGAAGCCAATGATAATTGAACTTGTAGGAGCTGATTCTTTTACTTCAACAACATAG
- the LOC8265970 gene encoding THO complex subunit 4A isoform X2 translates to MSLDGTEHTYTGTPRAAGSGPAHGPTRWFVNREPVRPCPHIMLTAMQERELTMVKSGRCNGESEAKLYISNLDYDVSSKDIKGTAEVVFARQIDALAAMKKYNNLPLDGKPMIIELVGADSFTSTT, encoded by the exons ATGTCTCTCGATGGCACAGAACATACCTACACAGGCACTCCCAGAGCCGCCGGTTCAGGCCCGGCTCATGGCCCCACTCGCTGGTTTGTTAATCGTGAACCGGTCAGACCATGCCCTCACATAATGCTAACC GCAATGCAAGAGAGAGAGCTGACAATGGTGAAAAGTGGCAGGTGCAATGGGGAATCAGAAGCTAAGCTGTATATATCCAACTTGGATTATGATGTTTCTAGTAAAGACATCAAG GGAACAGCTGAGGTTGTCTTTGCTCGTCAAATAGATGCTCTAGCTGCTATGAAGAAATACAACAACCTTCCACTTGATGGGAAGCCAATGATAATTGAACTTGTAGGAGCTGATTCTTTTACTTCAACAACATAG